One genomic window of Polyangium aurulentum includes the following:
- the tssG gene encoding type VI secretion system baseplate subunit TssG, which translates to MAEKAVDAERASKALIMAKMVELEGGARRYSFFRLVYTLERLFPGSAPVGQLGPVADERIRLRADTSLIFASTDVSELAMTKFADQVERARLSTAFLGLYGSVSPLPTYYVEDLAQEDYQGGPQPKREFLDVFNHRLLSLLYRAWTKYRHSVGYRKKGNDPFTRRLWCAAGIDGFRAGEHTSPLHRFLYLRYAPLLASKSRSSRGLEVVLQDLFGSMGVSIEQFIGHWTLLEKPLRNKLGVANHQLGESLTVGRWVYDGTGRFKIVLGPLKYEEYMSFLPGGANRPILKATVDTLTRGAVDAMLELHVKTEDAPRFQLASPRASTLARTTWLGGPIGQNFVIEVPLNDKPAPTGAPGEEEEERLDPPPLPY; encoded by the coding sequence TTGGCCGAGAAGGCGGTCGACGCCGAGAGGGCGTCGAAGGCGCTCATCATGGCCAAGATGGTCGAGCTCGAGGGCGGGGCGCGGCGCTACTCGTTCTTCCGGCTCGTCTACACGCTCGAGCGGCTCTTTCCGGGCAGCGCGCCCGTGGGGCAGCTCGGGCCGGTGGCGGACGAGCGCATTCGCTTGCGCGCGGACACCTCGCTCATCTTCGCGTCCACGGACGTGAGCGAGCTGGCGATGACCAAGTTCGCCGACCAGGTCGAGCGCGCGCGGCTGTCGACGGCGTTCCTTGGTCTGTACGGCTCGGTGTCGCCGCTCCCGACGTACTACGTCGAGGATCTCGCGCAGGAGGATTATCAGGGCGGGCCGCAGCCGAAGCGCGAGTTCCTCGACGTCTTCAACCACCGGCTCTTGTCGCTGCTCTACCGCGCGTGGACCAAGTATCGGCACTCGGTCGGGTATCGCAAGAAGGGCAACGATCCGTTCACGCGCAGGCTCTGGTGCGCGGCCGGCATCGACGGGTTTCGCGCGGGTGAGCACACGAGCCCGCTGCACCGCTTCTTGTACTTGCGTTACGCGCCGCTGCTCGCCTCGAAGTCGCGCTCGTCGCGTGGGCTCGAGGTGGTGCTGCAGGATCTGTTCGGCTCGATGGGCGTGTCGATCGAGCAGTTCATCGGGCACTGGACGCTGCTCGAGAAGCCGCTCCGGAACAAGCTCGGCGTGGCGAACCATCAGCTCGGCGAGAGCCTCACCGTGGGGCGCTGGGTGTACGACGGAACGGGGCGCTTCAAGATCGTGCTCGGGCCGCTCAAGTACGAAGAGTACATGTCGTTCCTGCCTGGCGGGGCGAACCGGCCGATCTTGAAGGCGACGGTCGACACGCTCACGCGGGGCGCGGTGGACGCGATGCTCGAGCTGCACGTCAAGACCGAGGATGCGCCGCGGTTTCAGCTCGCCTCGCCGCGCGCGTCGACGCTCGCGCGGACCACGTGGCTCGGCGGTCCGATCGGGCAGAACTTCGTGATCGAGGTGCCGCTCAACGACAAACCGGCGCCGACGGGCGCGCCTGGCGAAGAGGAAGAAGAGAGGCTCGATCCGCCGCCCTTGCCGTACTGA
- the tssF gene encoding type VI secretion system baseplate subunit TssF, which translates to MFNKYYQDELSYLRELGREFAQAYPAIAPMLAERGGDPDVERLLEGVAFLTGKIRQKLDDELPEVIHSVASLLFPHYLRQIPATSIVEFSPLPNVVREKLIVSRHAEVGSVPVDGVSCRFRTTQDVELLPLAVEDVRVETGAQLAQSLRIELKVTGGAALAALALSTIRFYIHGERRLQDDVRLWLGAHVDSVALCAVDAAGRDTTVATLPGRVVKLVGFDESEALIPYPPTVYPGFRLLQEYFTLPQKFGFFEVTNLEAMPSDKLTDRFAILIQFKDGLPAGTRLSKDNFRLFCSPVVNLFDHSSDPIKPDASKYEYLARPAGATPVAYEIYSIDGVVGIARRTSQRVKIPPFFSFEHELDPEASSRGVFYQTHLKPASIGDGIDIYVSFGSAQDGGAIPEFDVISIEATCTNRRLPAQLKVGDLRVPTATSPAVASFTNLTGVTSPLPPPMGRELQWRVLSHMAMSYRTITDLEVLRSVLEIYNFPALVDRQAARANQLRMQAIKSIRVRPTDRLYRGAPVRGIAADVELDEGGFAGEGEMYLFASILHEMLASYVSLNSFTQLTVTGTNTRVVYRWEPKSGTLTLI; encoded by the coding sequence ATGTTCAACAAGTACTACCAGGACGAGCTGTCTTATCTGCGCGAGCTTGGGCGTGAGTTTGCCCAGGCGTATCCGGCGATCGCGCCGATGCTCGCCGAGCGCGGTGGGGATCCGGACGTCGAGCGGTTGCTCGAGGGCGTCGCGTTCCTCACGGGAAAGATTCGGCAGAAGCTCGATGACGAGCTGCCCGAGGTCATCCACTCGGTCGCGTCGCTCTTGTTTCCGCACTACTTGAGGCAGATTCCGGCGACGTCGATCGTCGAGTTCTCGCCCTTGCCGAACGTCGTGCGCGAGAAGCTCATCGTCTCGCGGCACGCGGAGGTCGGGAGTGTGCCGGTGGATGGCGTCTCGTGTCGGTTTCGCACGACGCAGGACGTGGAGCTTTTGCCGCTCGCGGTCGAGGACGTGCGGGTCGAGACGGGGGCGCAGCTCGCGCAGTCGCTTCGGATCGAGCTGAAGGTCACGGGAGGGGCGGCGCTCGCGGCGCTCGCGCTCTCGACGATCCGGTTCTACATCCACGGCGAGAGGCGGCTGCAGGACGACGTGCGGCTGTGGCTCGGGGCGCACGTGGACAGCGTGGCGCTTTGCGCGGTGGATGCGGCGGGGCGGGACACCACGGTGGCGACCTTGCCGGGGCGCGTGGTCAAGCTCGTCGGGTTCGACGAGAGCGAGGCGCTGATCCCCTACCCTCCCACGGTTTACCCGGGGTTTCGGCTGCTTCAGGAGTACTTCACGCTCCCGCAGAAGTTCGGGTTCTTCGAGGTCACGAACCTCGAGGCGATGCCTTCGGACAAGCTCACGGACAGGTTTGCGATCCTCATCCAGTTCAAGGATGGGTTGCCGGCGGGCACGCGCCTGTCGAAGGACAACTTTCGGCTGTTCTGCTCGCCGGTGGTGAACCTGTTCGATCACTCGAGCGATCCGATCAAGCCGGATGCGAGCAAGTACGAGTACCTGGCGCGGCCTGCGGGGGCGACGCCGGTGGCGTACGAGATCTACAGCATCGATGGCGTGGTGGGCATCGCGCGGCGGACGAGCCAGCGGGTGAAGATTCCGCCCTTCTTCTCGTTCGAGCACGAGCTCGATCCAGAGGCGTCTTCGCGGGGCGTCTTCTACCAGACGCACCTGAAGCCGGCGTCGATCGGGGATGGCATCGACATCTACGTCTCGTTCGGCTCGGCGCAGGATGGCGGCGCGATTCCGGAGTTCGACGTCATCAGCATCGAGGCGACGTGCACGAACCGCAGGTTGCCGGCGCAGCTCAAGGTGGGGGATCTGCGCGTGCCGACGGCGACGTCGCCGGCGGTCGCGAGCTTCACGAACCTCACGGGGGTCACGTCGCCCTTGCCGCCGCCGATGGGGCGCGAGCTGCAGTGGCGCGTGCTCTCGCACATGGCGATGAGCTATCGGACGATCACCGACCTCGAGGTGCTGCGTTCGGTGCTCGAGATCTACAACTTTCCGGCGCTCGTCGATCGACAGGCGGCGCGGGCGAATCAGCTACGCATGCAGGCGATCAAATCGATCCGCGTGCGTCCGACCGACCGGCTCTACAGGGGCGCGCCCGTTCGCGGGATCGCGGCCGATGTGGAGCTCGACGAGGGCGGCTTCGCGGGGGAGGGTGAGATGTACCTCTTCGCGAGCATCTTGCATGAGATGCTCGCGTCGTATGTCTCGCTCAACTCCTTCACGCAGCTCACCGTGACCGGGACGAACACGCGCGTGGTGTATCGATGGGAGCCGAAGAGCGGCACGTTGACGCTAATTTGA
- a CDS encoding formylglycine-generating enzyme family protein, giving the protein MLDPVVATLALAVGLLRLPAAPSLDPGPSPECPTDMRLVAGTHHDEVQHLCIEPRKDTKDTHCFAYWEGLTAEEGESREIRVCMDQFEAPNRRGDKPLVMASFIDAQKWCGERHKRVCTEQEWELGCEGPEHRPLAYGWRVNRTLCNSDKSWRPFDAVKLAGGGDEGQRELDRLWQGAKSGSYLTCVSAFGIYDMMGNVEEWVATRAIDDGRNPRRRRWPGALMGGFWAKPWTGCRGTNDAHEPKFAFYETGFRCCAEPGTLDASGKLLKKKNSAEAQAPAADTPSAGEPKADPPKAKKKRRKKG; this is encoded by the coding sequence GTGCTCGACCCGGTCGTCGCCACCCTCGCCCTCGCCGTGGGCCTGCTGCGCCTCCCCGCAGCGCCTTCGCTCGATCCAGGTCCGAGCCCCGAGTGTCCGACCGACATGCGCCTCGTCGCGGGCACGCACCACGACGAGGTGCAGCACCTGTGCATCGAGCCCCGGAAGGACACGAAGGACACGCACTGCTTCGCGTACTGGGAGGGCTTGACCGCGGAAGAGGGCGAGTCGCGCGAGATCCGCGTGTGCATGGATCAGTTCGAGGCGCCGAACCGGCGCGGCGACAAGCCTCTCGTGATGGCGTCGTTCATCGACGCGCAGAAGTGGTGCGGCGAGCGGCACAAGCGCGTGTGCACCGAGCAGGAGTGGGAGCTCGGGTGCGAGGGTCCCGAGCACCGGCCTCTCGCGTACGGGTGGCGCGTCAACAGGACGCTCTGCAACAGCGACAAGTCGTGGCGCCCGTTCGACGCGGTGAAGCTCGCCGGGGGCGGCGACGAGGGGCAGCGCGAGCTCGACCGGCTCTGGCAGGGCGCGAAGAGCGGGTCGTACCTGACGTGCGTCTCCGCGTTCGGCATCTACGACATGATGGGCAACGTCGAGGAGTGGGTCGCGACGCGCGCGATCGACGACGGACGCAACCCGCGCCGCCGTCGCTGGCCCGGGGCGCTGATGGGCGGCTTCTGGGCGAAGCCCTGGACGGGATGTCGCGGGACGAACGACGCGCACGAGCCCAAGTTCGCGTTTTACGAGACGGGCTTTCGATGCTGCGCGGAGCCCGGGACGCTCGACGCATCGGGCAAGCTGCTGAAGAAGAAGAACAGCGCCGAGGCGCAGGCGCCCGCGGCGGACACGCCGAGCGCGGGCGAGCCGAAGGCCGATCCGCCGAAGGCGAAGAAGAAGCGCCGCAAGAAGGGCTAA
- a CDS encoding FHA domain-containing protein, with protein MKPCPSCQWMLKDTDTVCNMCGASVGGAPGAAPAPPPPVMGGGSGAYAPPGPPGMAAPAGYPAPPPKMGGPGNVAPPPPVGPGGIGGPAYPPPPAMSGPSYGGGGGGGAPGAPAAFSSAGVEDSPMLSPWAREAPKPMPQQMGAPPMGAPQMGAPMGPPPGALGAPPMGPPPGALGAPQMGVPQMGAPMGPPPGALGAPPMGPPPGALGGPQMGVPQMGMPQQMGAPPMGPMPGALGGPQMGVPQMGAPPMGPMPGALGGPQMGAPPMGPMPGALGGPQMGAPPLAGPGQLGGPGAPSMVAPPPMIAPGGRPQGAPAPPPMIAAPPMISPGSLSGPAAPPPIVGGAVGASSQKVLVGFLVTFQNDPSGSFWAVHSGRTQLGRSGGDAGIDIAIPDGSASSRHALIHADPATGQAFIEDESSRNGTFLNEQKLPPGERRQLRDNDRLRLGSTTFVVKLLVS; from the coding sequence ATGAAGCCCTGTCCTAGCTGTCAGTGGATGCTCAAGGACACGGACACCGTCTGCAACATGTGCGGTGCTTCCGTGGGAGGGGCGCCTGGCGCCGCCCCTGCTCCGCCACCCCCGGTCATGGGCGGCGGATCCGGTGCGTACGCGCCGCCAGGACCGCCGGGAATGGCAGCTCCTGCGGGCTATCCCGCGCCCCCGCCCAAGATGGGCGGACCCGGCAACGTCGCGCCCCCGCCTCCCGTGGGGCCCGGCGGGATCGGCGGCCCGGCCTATCCGCCGCCGCCCGCGATGAGCGGACCGTCGTACGGCGGCGGGGGAGGGGGAGGGGCCCCAGGCGCGCCTGCCGCGTTCTCCTCGGCCGGCGTCGAGGACAGCCCCATGCTCTCGCCCTGGGCGCGTGAAGCCCCGAAGCCCATGCCGCAGCAGATGGGCGCGCCGCCGATGGGCGCGCCGCAGATGGGCGCGCCGATGGGCCCGCCGCCTGGGGCGCTCGGAGCGCCGCCGATGGGCCCGCCGCCTGGAGCGCTGGGAGCGCCGCAGATGGGCGTGCCGCAGATGGGTGCGCCGATGGGCCCGCCGCCTGGGGCGCTCGGAGCGCCGCCGATGGGCCCGCCGCCCGGAGCGCTCGGAGGGCCGCAGATGGGCGTGCCGCAGATGGGCATGCCGCAGCAGATGGGCGCGCCGCCGATGGGGCCGATGCCTGGAGCGCTCGGAGGGCCGCAGATGGGCGTGCCGCAGATGGGCGCGCCGCCGATGGGGCCGATGCCTGGAGCGCTCGGAGGGCCGCAAATGGGCGCGCCGCCGATGGGGCCGATGCCTGGAGCGCTCGGAGGGCCGCAGATGGGCGCGCCCCCGCTCGCGGGCCCTGGGCAGCTCGGAGGGCCTGGAGCGCCGTCGATGGTCGCGCCGCCGCCGATGATCGCGCCGGGAGGCCGCCCGCAGGGCGCGCCCGCGCCGCCGCCGATGATCGCGGCGCCTCCGATGATCTCGCCCGGCTCGCTGTCGGGCCCTGCGGCGCCGCCGCCGATCGTGGGAGGCGCGGTCGGAGCGAGCTCGCAGAAGGTGCTGGTCGGCTTTCTGGTGACGTTCCAGAACGACCCGAGCGGCAGCTTCTGGGCCGTGCACAGCGGCCGCACGCAGCTCGGCCGCAGCGGCGGCGACGCCGGCATCGACATCGCCATCCCCGACGGCAGCGCCTCGTCGCGCCACGCGCTGATCCACGCCGATCCCGCGACGGGTCAGGCGTTCATCGAGGACGAGAGCTCGCGCAACGGCACGTTCCTGAACGAGCAGAAGCTCCCGCCCGGCGAGCGCCGTCAGCTCCGCGACAACGATCGGCTGCGCCTCGGCAGCACGACGTTCGTGGTCAAACTGCTGGTGTCCTGA
- the tssE gene encoding type VI secretion system baseplate subunit TssE, translating to MAASLLTRIAHAADPHSLERHTWKDQDLEQAVIAHLGRMLNTRQGSSLTCPDYGLIEVSEVLHDFPDAVGIVQRAIKNSIQQYEPRLKNVQVRHVKNEAMGSMVLEFEITGQIHYPDGRRSGLRFSTAVDQSGNVKVG from the coding sequence ATGGCGGCTTCGCTCCTCACGCGTATTGCGCACGCGGCCGATCCGCACTCGCTGGAGCGGCACACGTGGAAGGATCAGGATCTCGAGCAGGCGGTGATTGCGCATCTCGGGAGGATGCTCAACACGCGCCAGGGGAGCTCGCTCACCTGCCCGGACTACGGGTTGATCGAGGTATCGGAGGTGCTGCACGACTTTCCGGATGCGGTGGGCATCGTGCAGCGCGCCATCAAGAACAGCATCCAGCAGTACGAGCCTCGGCTGAAGAACGTGCAGGTGCGGCATGTCAAGAACGAGGCCATGGGCTCGATGGTGCTCGAGTTCGAGATCACCGGGCAGATACATTATCCAGATGGTCGGAGATCTGGGCTGCGGTTCTCGACGGCCGTGGATCAGAGTGGGAACGTGAAGGTGGGCTGA
- a CDS encoding type VI secretion system-associated FHA domain protein: protein MPVALVARIIDTQANQSFDQTFERFPVRIGRNQLNDLQIDRPYVSQFHAAIDLKDRQIIVKDLGSTNGTVFAGRRLVRDAPTDITNVPEIAVGPIVIRMQLVDAAPKKREEPKDGTVLDFGDAAGGAVASLRPQKPIAPGAEDAYIRQLGPYIEAYRTAWGGIYRVIYDHLPRLTPEVQQNYLKRLSMEQPAIAVEKDFQKLSLYYGVDPRMIADPSPAQAAHAAIIELARTLAPGSKPLEDVESVLTFARKLRDAMEVFLKCFVSLRDGYQEFEAEVLARDRANESDRVATAKDEKELGNVLLGPAGGPDAPRQLQNIFVDVMSHQVALINGVMEGVRTLLTKLSPKKIEEELEKRGKKGGLFSNKFEALWKLYEVVHGDYSGEEKETFLIIFGPQFSRAYAATAGEDEGAGGEAGAKNRGRFTLSANQLKR, encoded by the coding sequence ATGCCGGTGGCGCTCGTGGCCCGGATCATCGACACCCAGGCCAATCAAAGCTTCGACCAGACGTTCGAGCGCTTTCCCGTTCGCATCGGCCGGAATCAGCTCAACGATCTGCAGATCGATCGGCCGTACGTGTCGCAGTTCCACGCGGCGATCGATCTGAAGGATCGGCAGATCATCGTGAAGGATCTGGGCTCGACGAACGGCACGGTGTTCGCGGGTCGCAGGCTCGTGCGCGATGCGCCGACGGACATCACGAACGTGCCCGAGATCGCGGTGGGGCCGATCGTGATCCGCATGCAGCTCGTCGATGCGGCGCCGAAGAAGCGCGAGGAGCCGAAGGACGGCACGGTGCTCGATTTCGGCGACGCGGCTGGAGGAGCGGTGGCTTCGCTCCGTCCGCAGAAGCCGATCGCGCCGGGCGCGGAGGACGCGTACATCCGGCAGCTCGGTCCGTACATCGAGGCGTACCGCACGGCGTGGGGCGGCATCTACCGGGTCATCTACGATCATTTGCCGCGGCTGACGCCCGAGGTGCAGCAGAACTACCTGAAGCGGCTGTCGATGGAGCAGCCTGCGATCGCGGTGGAGAAGGACTTCCAGAAGCTGTCGCTGTACTACGGGGTCGATCCGCGCATGATCGCGGATCCGAGCCCGGCGCAGGCGGCGCACGCGGCGATCATCGAGCTTGCGCGGACGCTCGCGCCTGGGTCGAAGCCGCTCGAGGACGTGGAGAGCGTGTTGACCTTCGCGCGCAAGCTGCGTGACGCGATGGAGGTCTTCCTCAAGTGCTTCGTGAGCTTGCGCGACGGCTACCAGGAGTTCGAGGCCGAGGTGCTGGCGCGCGATCGTGCGAACGAGAGCGATCGGGTGGCGACGGCGAAGGACGAGAAGGAGCTCGGCAACGTGCTGCTCGGTCCTGCGGGTGGGCCGGATGCGCCGCGGCAGTTGCAGAACATCTTCGTGGACGTGATGAGCCACCAGGTGGCGCTGATCAACGGGGTGATGGAGGGCGTGCGGACGCTCCTCACCAAGCTGTCGCCGAAGAAGATCGAGGAGGAGCTCGAGAAGCGGGGCAAGAAGGGCGGGCTATTTTCGAACAAGTTCGAGGCCCTCTGGAAGCTCTACGAGGTGGTCCACGGGGACTATTCGGGCGAAGAGAAGGAGACCTTCCTGATTATTTTTGGCCCGCAGTTCTCCCGCGCGTACGCTGCGACTGCCGGAGAGGACGAAGGGGCCGGGGGTGAAGCGGGCGCGAAGAATCGTGGACGCTTCACTCTTTCGGCGAACCAGCTTAAGAGATGA
- the lon gene encoding endopeptidase La encodes MSEKKNPPIQPRPEEEVAFGDELPVLPIRNAVLFPGAVAPFDVGREKSVALVEDVDNLPGPVIAIFAQRDPSTDDPAAEDLYPVGCAARVLKALKHSSGNYSLILQGLTRIRLEGVVSHAPYMRAKIRRIDEPATEDVEAEALAMSLRDIAKQVIQLMPELPREAGSLIDSIQAPGALADLVAANLDAPVEEKAQLIETVDVKERIRKVLRLLTRQLEILKMRERINSQIKEEMGKNQREYVLRQQLKAIKEELGEDDGDQGDLDGLEDRIAKANLPTEAETVAKKQLKRLRTMQVGSAEYTVVRTYLDWILDIPWTQSTADNLEIASVRRVLDEDHYGLEKVKKRILEYLAVRKLKQDKKGPILCLIGPPGVGKTSLGRSIARALGRKFHRVSLGGVHDEAAIRGHRRTYVGALPGQIIQGMKKSGTVNPVFMMDEVDKIGHDFRGDPSAALLEVLDPEQNNTFADHYLEIPYDLSHVMFVATANNGDPIPPPLRDRMEILEIPGYTRREKLAIARQHLLPKQLSDHGLTPEQLEVTDNALEQIIDHYTREAGVRSLERQIAGVIRGVAVKVAEGELQKRRVDNEDDLHEFLGAPKYTSEVAERTADTGVATGLAWTSVGGEILFIEATRMYGTGKLQLTGQLGDVMKESAQAALSFVRTNAAKYGIPKDFLEKSDLHIHIPAGAMPKDGPSAGVTMFTALVSLLTGMKVRADVAMTGEITLRGRVLPIGGLKEKVLAAHRAGIKRIIVPERNRADLEEVPKEVVDELQFFFVGRMEQVLEAALETMPQPSPEGADEAKDDGKRDEKPQMASN; translated from the coding sequence ATGTCGGAAAAGAAGAACCCGCCGATCCAGCCCCGCCCCGAGGAGGAGGTGGCCTTCGGCGACGAGCTCCCCGTCCTCCCCATTCGCAATGCGGTGCTGTTCCCGGGCGCGGTCGCGCCGTTCGACGTGGGCCGCGAGAAGTCCGTCGCCCTCGTCGAGGACGTCGACAACCTGCCGGGGCCGGTCATCGCGATCTTCGCTCAGCGCGATCCGTCGACCGACGATCCCGCGGCCGAGGATCTCTACCCCGTGGGCTGCGCCGCGCGCGTGCTCAAGGCGCTCAAGCACAGCTCGGGTAACTACTCGCTGATCCTGCAGGGGCTCACGCGCATCCGGCTCGAGGGCGTCGTGTCGCACGCGCCGTACATGCGCGCGAAGATCCGCCGCATCGACGAGCCCGCGACCGAGGACGTCGAGGCCGAGGCGCTCGCGATGAGCCTGCGCGACATCGCCAAGCAGGTCATCCAGCTCATGCCCGAGCTGCCGCGCGAGGCGGGCTCGCTCATCGACTCGATCCAGGCGCCCGGAGCGCTCGCGGACCTCGTGGCCGCGAACCTCGACGCGCCCGTCGAGGAGAAGGCGCAGCTCATCGAGACGGTCGACGTGAAGGAGCGCATCCGCAAGGTCCTGCGCCTGCTCACGCGCCAGCTCGAGATCCTCAAGATGCGCGAGCGCATCAACTCCCAGATCAAGGAGGAGATGGGCAAGAACCAGCGCGAGTACGTCCTGCGCCAGCAGCTCAAGGCGATCAAGGAAGAGCTGGGCGAGGACGACGGCGATCAAGGCGATCTCGACGGCCTCGAGGACCGCATCGCGAAGGCCAACCTGCCCACCGAGGCCGAGACGGTCGCGAAGAAGCAGCTCAAGCGCCTGCGCACGATGCAGGTGGGCTCGGCCGAGTACACGGTCGTGCGCACCTACCTCGACTGGATCCTCGACATCCCGTGGACGCAGTCGACCGCGGACAACCTCGAGATCGCGAGCGTGCGCCGCGTCCTCGACGAGGACCACTACGGCCTCGAGAAGGTCAAGAAGCGCATCCTCGAGTACCTCGCCGTCCGCAAGCTGAAGCAGGACAAGAAGGGACCGATCCTCTGCCTCATCGGGCCCCCGGGCGTCGGCAAGACGTCGCTCGGCCGCAGCATCGCGCGCGCGCTCGGACGCAAGTTCCACCGCGTCTCGCTCGGCGGCGTGCACGACGAGGCGGCCATCCGCGGCCACCGGCGCACCTACGTCGGCGCGCTGCCCGGCCAGATCATCCAGGGCATGAAGAAGTCGGGGACGGTGAACCCGGTCTTCATGATGGATGAGGTCGACAAGATCGGGCACGACTTCCGCGGCGATCCCTCCGCGGCGCTGCTCGAGGTGCTCGACCCGGAGCAGAACAACACGTTCGCCGATCACTACCTCGAGATCCCGTACGACCTGTCGCACGTGATGTTCGTGGCCACGGCGAACAACGGCGATCCCATCCCGCCCCCGCTCCGCGACCGCATGGAGATCCTCGAGATCCCCGGCTACACGCGGCGCGAGAAGCTGGCGATCGCGCGGCAGCACCTGCTCCCGAAGCAGCTCTCCGATCACGGCCTGACGCCGGAGCAGCTCGAGGTGACCGACAACGCGCTCGAGCAGATCATCGACCACTACACGCGCGAGGCGGGCGTCCGCTCGCTCGAGCGGCAGATCGCCGGCGTCATCCGTGGCGTCGCCGTGAAGGTGGCCGAGGGCGAGCTGCAGAAGCGCCGCGTCGACAACGAGGACGACCTGCACGAGTTCCTGGGCGCGCCCAAGTACACGAGCGAGGTCGCCGAGCGCACCGCCGACACCGGCGTGGCGACGGGCCTCGCGTGGACGAGCGTGGGCGGCGAGATCCTCTTCATCGAGGCGACGCGCATGTACGGCACGGGCAAGCTCCAGCTCACGGGCCAGCTCGGCGACGTGATGAAGGAGAGCGCTCAGGCCGCCCTGTCGTTCGTCCGAACGAACGCCGCGAAGTACGGCATTCCGAAGGACTTCCTCGAGAAGAGCGACCTGCACATCCACATCCCGGCCGGCGCGATGCCGAAGGACGGGCCGAGCGCGGGCGTGACGATGTTCACGGCGCTCGTCTCGCTCCTGACGGGGATGAAGGTGCGCGCCGACGTGGCCATGACCGGCGAGATCACGCTGCGCGGGCGCGTGCTGCCGATCGGCGGCCTCAAGGAGAAGGTGCTCGCGGCGCACCGCGCGGGCATCAAGCGCATCATCGTGCCCGAGCGCAACCGCGCCGACCTCGAGGAGGTGCCGAAGGAGGTCGTCGACGAGCTGCAGTTCTTCTTCGTCGGCCGCATGGAGCAGGTGCTCGAGGCGGCCCTCGAGACGATGCCGCAGCCCTCGCCGGAGGGAGCCGACGAGGCCAAGGACGACGGCAAGCGCGACGAGAAGCCGCAGATGGCCTCGAACTGA